The following coding sequences are from one Paenibacillus tundrae window:
- a CDS encoding EscU/YscU/HrcU family type III secretion system export apparatus switch protein, giving the protein MKDEPQPDLLSKKAVALKYVPGETEAPVVVAKGRGKVAEAILDKAKENGVPVQEDAALVEVLSKLDLDEQIPAELYQLVAEVLTYIYKADRMASGREEQNDW; this is encoded by the coding sequence ATGAAAGATGAGCCGCAGCCGGATCTGCTTTCCAAAAAGGCTGTTGCCTTAAAATATGTACCAGGGGAAACAGAAGCGCCTGTTGTCGTGGCCAAAGGTCGTGGCAAAGTGGCAGAAGCCATTCTGGATAAAGCCAAGGAAAATGGTGTGCCTGTTCAAGAAGATGCGGCTCTGGTAGAGGTGCTCTCTAAGCTGGACCTAGATGAACAGATACCGGCGGAATTATATCAGTTAGTAGCAGAGGTATTAACCTACATTTATAAAGCTGATCGAATGGCTTCTGGACGGGAGGAACAAAACGATTGGTAG
- the ylqF gene encoding ribosome biogenesis GTPase YlqF codes for MTIQWFPGHMTRARRQIQDKLKLIDVVIELLDARLPVSSRNPMIDEILQGKPRMILLNKSDLADAKVTQEWIDYFKKEGITAFPVDASTGTNVKDIPVQAKLLLKEKIDRQLAKGVNPRAVRGLIVGIPNVGKSTLINRLAGRSIALTGDRPGVTKGQQWIKVGKEMELLDTPGILWPKFEDQNVGYRLAVTGAIKEEILNAEDIAYFAISYLMRYYWDALEERYGLEDFSKDADDSDSVIAIMEKVGRIRGCIVSGGRVDLEKASRAFLRELRAGKMGRFSMEAPY; via the coding sequence GTGACGATACAATGGTTTCCAGGTCATATGACCCGAGCCAGACGCCAGATTCAGGATAAGTTGAAGCTCATTGACGTGGTCATCGAACTGTTGGATGCCCGTCTGCCTGTCTCCAGCCGTAATCCGATGATTGACGAAATATTGCAGGGGAAACCCCGTATGATTCTGTTGAATAAGTCCGATTTGGCAGATGCTAAAGTGACGCAAGAATGGATTGACTATTTCAAAAAAGAGGGAATAACTGCTTTTCCTGTAGATGCTTCAACAGGCACGAATGTAAAAGACATTCCTGTACAGGCGAAGCTTCTTCTAAAAGAAAAAATTGATCGCCAGCTAGCTAAAGGGGTTAACCCTCGTGCGGTTCGTGGATTGATTGTAGGTATTCCAAACGTTGGTAAATCGACGCTGATCAATCGACTGGCAGGCCGAAGTATTGCACTGACAGGGGATCGCCCGGGTGTGACGAAGGGACAACAGTGGATCAAGGTAGGCAAAGAGATGGAACTGCTGGATACCCCTGGTATTCTGTGGCCGAAGTTCGAAGATCAGAACGTAGGTTATCGCCTTGCGGTAACCGGTGCCATCAAAGAAGAAATTTTGAATGCCGAGGATATTGCCTATTTTGCGATTAGTTATTTAATGCGTTATTATTGGGATGCTCTTGAAGAACGTTACGGACTTGAGGATTTTTCCAAGGATGCAGATGATTCAGACAGTGTCATTGCAATTATGGAAAAGGTTGGACGCATTCGTGGTTGTATTGTAAGCGGAGGGCGTGTTGACCTTGAAAAGGCATCAAGAGCCTTTTTGCGTGAACTGCGTGCTGGCAAGATGGGACGCTTCTCAATGGAAGCTCCATATTAA
- the rplS gene encoding 50S ribosomal protein L19 encodes MNIVQAITQEQLRKDIPSFRPGDTLKVHVKVIEGTRERIQLFEGVVIKRRGGGISETFTVRKISYGVGVERAFPLHSPKIDRIEVARRGKVRRAKLYYLRELRGKAARIKEIR; translated from the coding sequence ATGAATATCGTTCAAGCGATTACACAAGAACAACTTCGCAAAGATATTCCGAGTTTTCGTCCTGGTGACACTTTGAAAGTGCACGTTAAGGTAATCGAGGGAACTCGTGAGCGTATCCAATTGTTCGAAGGTGTTGTGATTAAACGCCGTGGTGGTGGAATCAGTGAGACTTTTACAGTTCGTAAAATTTCTTACGGTGTAGGTGTGGAAAGAGCTTTCCCGCTTCATTCCCCAAAAATCGATAGAATCGAAGTGGCTCGCCGTGGTAAAGTGCGTCGTGCGAAGCTTTATTATCTTCGTGAACTACGCGGTAAAGCAGCGAGAATTAAAGAAATTCGTTAA
- a CDS encoding DNA ligase, with product MNISSMIRGLLGDNKPGEAKPLELKEGQVVRGSVLSVSDDGGDAVLQIQGVQVRAKLETPLRPGETTLLQVQPQGENGVTVMKPLANTLSELPQASLNNLLQEVGLSDTKGNRELLLAMQRSGLPLTKDNVAMIQNMMTAKPAQVPVEEWVQSTGIAFQRGLPITAETVKGLHQAVFGPPLHQLLNGLADQLESFLTQQPGKSAATTGEQAGAAKTAINQGVAMPVTGSLQAEDAALPAGAGRPLAATNGAGQAPVAIGGTPVMTDGAAEEVGAPSKATGQPPAAGTGNATEAAGVKAGTSQVETPGKQGAGIPAGTGIPGESPRGAEAGSVGQSRPGAIGAADLQAARAIAGQPEAGAAGRTAGSAEGTPAAASATPAAAQAAPAAASAAELAPKLLALLDALRSASTAAPAQPGAAAQAAPASQGGQAAAAAGGVPQQVAAGADAPPAGGTAAAPAGAAATPGTHGGDPWVGRVLKLLGAEHEQQAVHGAAAQARVGDVASPGTTDTLKGLLLQLASSDNVPAALKDAAGQAVQYLTGQQLLLTTDRSSTFAQMHWFIPITGPDGEETASVQIQSRRGQRGELDASNCRLWFDLDMKSLGPTLVDVHVVNNIVSLRVLNDQEGMGSLLESGREVIHTALDKLGYQLLTFKTEPWPVGQEPGAERKINASDYSPERYKGVDFKI from the coding sequence GTGAATATCAGCTCAATGATTCGAGGGCTACTCGGAGACAATAAACCAGGCGAAGCCAAACCTCTTGAATTAAAAGAAGGTCAGGTGGTACGTGGATCTGTTCTTAGTGTGTCAGATGATGGCGGAGATGCCGTTCTGCAAATACAGGGAGTACAGGTGAGGGCTAAGCTTGAGACGCCTCTGCGCCCAGGGGAAACCACGTTGCTTCAGGTACAGCCACAGGGAGAGAATGGCGTCACTGTGATGAAACCGCTGGCTAATACGTTGTCGGAACTGCCTCAAGCATCGTTGAACAACCTGCTTCAAGAAGTAGGTTTGTCTGATACGAAAGGGAATCGTGAATTGTTACTGGCTATGCAGCGCAGTGGATTACCTCTGACCAAGGATAATGTCGCTATGATTCAAAATATGATGACAGCTAAGCCCGCACAGGTTCCGGTGGAGGAATGGGTGCAATCAACGGGAATTGCTTTCCAGCGGGGGCTTCCCATTACGGCGGAGACTGTTAAAGGGTTACATCAGGCAGTGTTTGGTCCACCCTTGCATCAATTGTTAAACGGGCTTGCAGATCAGTTGGAATCCTTTCTCACGCAACAGCCAGGCAAGTCGGCTGCAACCACGGGAGAACAAGCTGGTGCGGCGAAGACAGCGATTAACCAGGGAGTGGCAATGCCCGTGACGGGAAGCCTGCAAGCAGAAGATGCCGCATTGCCTGCTGGTGCAGGGCGTCCTTTGGCAGCAACGAATGGAGCAGGACAGGCACCCGTTGCAATTGGGGGAACCCCTGTTATGACCGATGGCGCAGCAGAAGAGGTGGGAGCCCCATCAAAGGCGACCGGGCAACCGCCAGCAGCAGGCACCGGTAACGCTACGGAGGCTGCTGGCGTGAAAGCGGGAACCAGCCAAGTGGAGACGCCTGGCAAGCAAGGAGCAGGTATTCCGGCGGGAACCGGAATACCTGGGGAGAGCCCGCGTGGTGCTGAAGCGGGCTCTGTGGGTCAGAGCCGCCCAGGTGCAATCGGGGCGGCAGATCTTCAGGCTGCCCGCGCAATCGCGGGACAGCCAGAAGCAGGCGCTGCCGGGCGAACTGCCGGCAGCGCTGAGGGCACGCCTGCGGCTGCGAGTGCAACGCCCGCAGCCGCGCAGGCGGCGCCAGCAGCAGCAAGCGCAGCGGAGCTTGCGCCTAAGCTGCTGGCGCTGCTGGATGCGCTGCGCAGCGCATCCACTGCCGCACCGGCACAGCCGGGTGCGGCAGCCCAGGCCGCCCCTGCATCGCAGGGCGGCCAAGCCGCTGCGGCTGCCGGAGGCGTGCCGCAGCAGGTTGCAGCCGGCGCTGATGCGCCGCCGGCTGGTGGAACTGCCGCAGCTCCTGCAGGTGCTGCGGCAACGCCCGGCACCCACGGGGGAGACCCGTGGGTGGGGCGTGTGTTGAAGCTGCTCGGTGCAGAGCACGAGCAGCAGGCAGTGCACGGCGCAGCTGCGCAAGCGCGCGTGGGCGACGTGGCGAGTCCGGGAACCACGGACACGCTGAAGGGCTTGCTGCTGCAGTTAGCCAGCAGCGACAATGTTCCGGCGGCACTCAAAGATGCCGCCGGGCAGGCTGTGCAATATTTAACGGGTCAGCAATTATTGCTGACAACCGATCGAAGCTCCACCTTTGCCCAGATGCATTGGTTCATTCCAATTACCGGCCCTGATGGGGAGGAGACTGCTTCAGTTCAGATTCAATCTCGCAGAGGCCAGCGCGGCGAACTGGATGCATCCAACTGTCGTTTGTGGTTTGACTTAGATATGAAGAGTCTGGGGCCAACTTTGGTGGATGTGCATGTCGTCAACAATATAGTCAGTCTGCGTGTGCTTAATGATCAGGAAGGTATGGGATCGCTACTCGAAAGTGGGCGTGAAGTCATTCATACGGCTCTTGATAAGCTAGGCTACCAACTGCTTACCTTTAAGACAGAACCTTGGCCGGTAGGCCAGGAACCTGGTGCAGAACGTAAAATTAATGCGTCGGATTATAGCCCTGAACGGTACAAAGGGGTGGACTTTAAAATATGA
- a CDS encoding ribonuclease HII: MTHNDKEVELIQLEVLDKPKKKKEKVAAEPLDLLRYEREYWESGFEHIAGIDEVGRGCLFGDVVAAAVILPRDLILEGVNDSKKLSEKKRDMLFELIMEKAISVGVGFADAKEIDHLNIKQATRLAMKRAVEGLEVRPDYLFVDAEKVDVTIPQMSIIKGDANSQSIAAASIIAKVTRDRLCKEEWETLYPDYGLSIHKGYATKFHREQIMALGATPMHRRSFLGNLLGEQQTLF; this comes from the coding sequence ATGACTCATAACGATAAAGAAGTTGAACTTATTCAGTTAGAAGTCCTGGATAAACCAAAGAAGAAAAAAGAAAAAGTGGCTGCTGAACCACTAGATTTGCTGCGATATGAACGAGAGTATTGGGAGAGTGGATTCGAACATATTGCTGGCATTGATGAAGTCGGTCGGGGATGCTTGTTTGGAGATGTGGTGGCGGCAGCGGTCATTTTACCTCGGGATCTGATTCTAGAAGGTGTGAATGATTCCAAAAAGCTGTCGGAGAAAAAACGCGATATGTTGTTTGAACTCATTATGGAAAAAGCGATATCTGTCGGTGTTGGTTTTGCGGATGCAAAAGAGATTGACCATCTTAATATTAAACAAGCGACTCGTCTGGCAATGAAGCGGGCAGTGGAAGGGCTTGAGGTTCGACCTGACTATCTCTTCGTAGATGCGGAAAAGGTCGATGTGACTATACCTCAGATGTCAATCATTAAAGGAGATGCCAATAGTCAGTCCATTGCTGCAGCATCCATTATCGCGAAGGTGACCCGGGATCGACTGTGCAAGGAAGAATGGGAGACGTTATATCCGGATTATGGTCTGTCGATACATAAAGGCTACGCTACAAAATTTCATCGGGAACAGATCATGGCTTTGGGAGCAACACCTATGCATCGCCGTAGTTTCCTAGGGAATTTGTTAGGGGAGCAACAAACGTTATTTTAA
- a CDS encoding YraN family protein: MVDHIPEHPSTPKLTRQQKGKLGEQAACRWLQEHDYEIVAQNWRCRSGEIDIVATFEELVIFVEVRSRSGVGRYGTPQESVDFRKVQQVRSTAAVYMQRSGELNRQIRFDVIAVMQDATGEAISLEHIVNAF; the protein is encoded by the coding sequence TTGGTAGATCATATACCAGAACATCCATCCACTCCTAAGCTTACACGTCAGCAAAAAGGAAAATTAGGCGAGCAAGCAGCTTGTCGGTGGCTACAAGAGCATGATTACGAGATCGTAGCCCAGAACTGGCGTTGTCGTAGTGGGGAGATCGATATTGTTGCTACGTTTGAAGAACTCGTCATTTTTGTTGAAGTCCGAAGTAGAAGCGGCGTAGGGAGATACGGTACACCACAGGAATCGGTTGATTTCCGTAAGGTGCAGCAGGTTCGTTCAACGGCCGCAGTGTATATGCAAAGGTCTGGAGAGCTCAATCGGCAAATCCGCTTCGATGTTATTGCAGTGATGCAAGATGCGACTGGAGAAGCAATTTCCCTAGAGCATATTGTAAATGCGTTTTAG
- the lepB gene encoding signal peptidase I yields MEHEVQPNQGNAVDEKDSRSKKAKNEIVEWLKAIVIALVLVILIRWLLFKPFVVDGPSMQPNFETGERVIVNEILYDIREPKRGEVIVFHVPSEGRDFIKRVIAVEGDTVEVNDDTVTVNGQKVNETYIQGAIDAAEANGGTYNVKDFPNDQFPDGKVPPGHVFVMGDNRPNSTDSRMIGYVSLEDIIGRADVIFWPIGKIKWINH; encoded by the coding sequence ATGGAACATGAAGTTCAACCAAACCAAGGCAATGCTGTCGATGAAAAAGACAGTCGATCCAAAAAAGCTAAAAATGAAATTGTCGAGTGGCTTAAAGCCATTGTTATCGCATTAGTGCTTGTTATTTTGATTCGGTGGTTGTTATTCAAACCATTTGTCGTAGACGGACCGTCTATGCAGCCGAATTTTGAAACAGGTGAACGTGTTATTGTTAATGAAATATTATACGATATTCGCGAGCCGAAGCGTGGCGAAGTTATTGTCTTCCACGTACCGTCCGAAGGTCGAGATTTCATTAAACGAGTTATTGCAGTAGAAGGTGACACGGTAGAGGTAAATGATGATACGGTAACAGTCAATGGTCAAAAAGTCAATGAGACTTATATTCAAGGTGCGATTGATGCCGCAGAAGCAAATGGCGGAACGTATAACGTGAAGGATTTCCCGAATGATCAATTCCCGGATGGTAAAGTGCCACCAGGACATGTGTTTGTAATGGGAGACAATCGTCCTAACAGTACAGATAGCCGTATGATTGGTTATGTATCTCTAGAGGATATCATCGGTCGTGCCGATGTAATATTCTGGCCGATCGGTAAGATTAAATGGATTAACCATTAA